In the Oryza glaberrima chromosome 6, OglaRS2, whole genome shotgun sequence genome, one interval contains:
- the LOC127775762 gene encoding protein MOTHER of FT and TFL1 homolog 1 gives MASHVDPLVVGRVIGDVVDLFVPTTAMSVRCGTKDLTNGCEIKPSVAAAPPAVQIAGRVNELFALVMTDPDAPSPSEPTMREWLHWLVVNIPGGTDPSQGDVVVPYMGPRPPVGIHRYVMVLFQQKARVAAPPPDEDAARARFSTRAFADRHDLGLPVAALYFNAQKEPANRRRRY, from the exons ATGGCATCGCATGTGGACCCGCTGGTGGTGGGGAGGGTGATCGGCGACGTGGTGGACCTGTTCGTGCCGACGACGGCCATGTCGGTGCGGTGCGGGACCAAGGACCTCACCAACGGCTGCGAGATCAAgccgtccgtcgccgccgcgccgcccgccgtgcaGATCGCCGGCAGGGTCAACGAGCTCTTCGCTCTG GTCATGACTGATCCAGATGCTCCTAGCCCCAGCGAGCCGACTATGAGAGAGTGGCTTCACtg GCTGGTGGTTAACATACCAGGTGGAACAGATCCTTCTCAAG GGGATGTGGTGGTGCCGTACATGGGGCCACGGCCGCCGGTGGGGATCCACCGCTACGTGATGGTGCTGTTCCAGCAGAaggcgcgcgtggcggcgccgccgcccgacgaggacgccgcgcgcgccagGTTCAGCACGCGCGCCTTCGCCGACCGCCACGACCTcggcctccccgtcgccgccctctACTTCAACGCCCAGAAGGAGCccgccaaccgccgccgccgctactag